Proteins encoded in a region of the Rutidosis leptorrhynchoides isolate AG116_Rl617_1_P2 chromosome 9, CSIRO_AGI_Rlap_v1, whole genome shotgun sequence genome:
- the LOC139867564 gene encoding acid phosphatase 1-like has protein sequence MNWEVVPEECISYVRDYMTGPQYFYDCFIAVSVAITHAESVELTGDGKDAWILDVDQTVLSLIDYYALPTVQYGAIPHNDTMFQEWLAQGVATPNILVRVLYRNLIEMGFKDCVSFGIIRETTRCEDC, from the exons ATGAATTGGGAGGTAGTGCCGGAGGAATGCATAAGCTACGTGAGGGATTACATGACTGGCCCACAATATTTTTACGATTGCTTCATTGCTGTATCTGTGGCGATCACGCATGCTGAAAGTGTTGAGCTCACTGGCGATGGGAAGGATGCTTGGATCTTGGATGTTGATCAAACTGTCCTTTCTCTTATTGATTATTATGCTCTCCCTACTGTTCAATATGG AGCAATTCCGCATAATGATACAATGTTTCAAGAGTGGTTGGCACAAGGGGTTGCTACACCAAACATTTTGGTGCGTGTATTGTACCGCAACTTGATTGAAATGGGTTTCAAAGATTGTGTTTCTTTCGGAATCATCAGAGAGACTACGAGATGCGAGGATTGCTAA
- the LOC139867744 gene encoding uncharacterized protein translates to MDRNTWMYEIGRATFEFMDSVDEFITVAETYQLEKGNTVISCPCKKCKNARWYADSTDIKSHLIAHGFMRGYICWSFHGESLADLNPSVSDNDTDNEEDSYNSDNNVNFDDMFDDLDMEDNVADKYHDRLQQLFVDAEKPLYTSCMNFTKLSAVIQLVNLKSNNGWSDTSFTSMLELLNKMLPEGNELPISTYQEKKLMCPMGLEIQRIHAYPNDCMLYRNEDKDLHQCKVCGSSRYKRGKPTDNVDSDVSKNGPPAKLLWYLPIIPRLKKLFANEKDAKLLRWHAEDRKNDGKMRHVADSHQWKNFDKDFEEFGDEIRNIRFGLSSDGINPFRDLSSRHSTWPVLLCIYSLPPWLCMKRKYIMMSLFIQGPKQPGNDIDIYLQPLVDEMMELWSTGIHVYDAYKKEYFQLRAMLFCTINDFPAYGNLSGYSTKGKKACPICEENTHSIWLTNCKKPAFMGHRRELAENHPYRKKADLFDGTIEDRKLPPPLDGETTLSKVANINVVLGKKGFGPPKGIWKKKSIFWKLPYWKHLRVRHCIDVMHIEKNVCESLIGLLLNILGKTKDGIKVRRDMELMNIRPELQPKDIDGRSTKFLPQACYTMSKVEKTKFCQCLHGIKVPSGYSANIRKLVSMKDLKLLGMKSHDCHVLMTQMIPIAIRGILPNRI, encoded by the coding sequence ATGGATCGGAATACTTGGATGTACGAGATAGGTCGCGCTACCTTTGAGTTTATGGATAGTGTAGATGAATTTATTACAGTTGCCGAGACTTATCAACTAGAAAAAGGAAACACCGTAATTAGTTGTCCTTGTAAGAAATGCAAAAATGCACGGTGGTATGCTGATTCAACCGATATCAAAAGTCATCTAATTGCACACGGATTTATGAGAGGGTACATATGTTGGTCTTTTCATGGTGAGTCATTAGCTGACCTTAACCCATCTGTTTCGGATAACGATACCGATAATGAAGAAGATTCATACAATAGTGACAATAATGTTAATTTTGATGACATGTTTGACGATTTAGATATGGAGGATAATGTTGCTGATAAGTATCATGATAGATTACAACAACTATTTGTTGACGCTGAAAAACCTTTATATACCAGTTGTATGAATTTTACAAAACTTTCCGCCGTGATACAACTGGTTAATTTAAAATCAAACAATGGTTGGAGCGACACAAGTTTCACTAGCATGTTAGAGTTGTTGAACAAAATGCTACCAGAAGGTAATGAGTTGCCGATTTCAACATACCAAGAAAAGAAATTAATGTGCCCAATGGGATTGGAAATACAGAGAATACATGCTTATCCAAATGATTGTATGTTATACAGGAATGAAGACAAAGACCTTCATCAATGTAAGGTATGTGGTTCATCTAGGTATAAACGTGGAAAACCGACTGATAATGTTGATAGTGATGTGTCGAAAAATGGACCTCCTGCAAAATTATTGTGGTACTTGCCTATCATACCAAGATTAAAAAAATTATTTGCGAATGAGAAAGATGCAAAATTATTACGTTGGCATGCTGAAGATCGTAAAAATGATGGTAAAATGCGACATGTGGCCGATTCACATCAATGGAAAAATTTTGATAAAGATTTTGAAGAATTTGGGGATGAGATACGTAATATAAGGTTCGGACTCAGTTCAGATGGAATTAATCCGTTCAGAGATTTAAGTAGCCGTCACAGCACGTGGCCTGTTCTTCTATGCATTTATAGCCTACCGCCTTGGCTATGTATGAAAAGAAAATACATAATGATGTCTCTTTTTATTCAAGGCCCAAAGCAACCTGGAAACGACATTGATATTTATTTGCAACCATTAGTTGATGAAATGATGGAATTATGGAGTACCGGAATACACGTTTATGATGCATACAAGAAAGAATACTTCCAACTACGGGCAATGCTTTTTTGCACCATTAATGATTTTCCTGCTTATGGTAATTTGTCTGGATATAGTACGAAGGGGAAAAAGGCATGTCCTATTTGTGAGGAAAATACTCACTCGATATGGCTCACAAATTGTAAGAAACCGGCATTTATGGGGCATCGGAGAGAGCTTGCTGAGAATCACCCATATCGTAAAAAGGCGGATTTATTTGATGGTACTATAGAGGATAGAAAACTACCACCACCATTGGATGGagaaactacactctccaaagttgCTAATATAAATGTTGTGTTGGGAAAGAAAGGATTTGGTCCTCCAAAAGGTATTTGGAAGAAAAAGTCTATTTTTTGGAAATTACCCTACTGGAAGCATTTACGAGTCCGACATTGTATTGATGTTATGCATATTGAGAAAAATGTGTGTGAAAGTTTGATAGGGTTACTGTTGAACATTCTTGGAAAAACAAAAGATGGAATTAAAGTTAGAAGGGACATGGAATTAATGAATATCAGACCAGAGCTACAACCTAAAGATATTGATGGAAGGTCCACCAAGTTTCTTCCTCAGGCCTGTTATACTATGTCGAAGGTCGAGAAAACTAAATTTTGTCAATGTTTACATGGTATTAAGGTTCCATCAGGATACTCTGCTAACATTAGGAAGTTGGTTTCGATGAAAGATTTGAAGTTGCTTGGTATGAAGTCACATGATTGTCATGTACTAATGACCCAGATGATTCCTATCGCAATTCGTGGAATTCTACCCAACCGTATTTGA